From Alosa sapidissima isolate fAloSap1 chromosome 2, fAloSap1.pri, whole genome shotgun sequence, one genomic window encodes:
- the vgll3 gene encoding transcription cofactor vestigial-like protein 3 isoform X3: MVFSKFTQKTTAFVLMTLMKLMLTLIVMLLCLFLCQQKKLNTYSKMQESMNIPTHCSQGRQAQKQAVQREEVPVADQTGLQGKEVQPAEAEYLSSRCVVFTYFQGNIGDVVDEHFSRALSQPSAFTGDAKPTRLSTGPLWKGGSLSDGHSASSLPPTLWSSSYPSPPASCISTVHPDFPTGAAFHPADTASLWSGHGLPQLSLTPAAGLSDSWHYGLSPQGGASYPSHMHDLYSHHVHPRHAHPHNHSHPPILPHAHGRSLEPCFSPLLLHPTRPSCSPVSHADVVKTDLETGPTQPSSWPTSFHSSVDIFETTLEQDKVKAAVWF; this comes from the exons ATGGTATTCAGTAAATTTACACAAAAAACGACTGCATTTGTTCTGATGACTTTGATGAAGTTAATGCTTACTCTAATTGTAATgcttctctgtctttttctctgtcaACAGAAGAAGCTCAATACTTACAGTAAGATGCAGGAATCTATGAATATTCCCACACATTGTTCCCAAGGGAGGCAAGCACAGAAGCAGGCAGTCCAGAGGGAGGAGGTGCCAGTTGCAGACCAAACAGGGTTGCAGGGAAAAGAGGTCCAGCCTGCTGAGGCTGAGTACCTTAGCTCCAGGTGTGTGGTCTTCACCTACTTCCAGGGAAATATCGGGGATGTGGTGGATGAACACTTCTCCCGTGCTCTGAGTCAGCCTAGCGCATTCACCGGAGATGCAAAACCTACAAGGCTTTCAACAGGACCATTATGGAAAG GAGGCTCTCTCTCAGATGGTCACAGTGCAAGCAGTTTACCTCCCACCCTGTGGAGCAGTAGCTACCCCTCTCCACCGGCATCCTGCATCTCCACAGTACACCCGGACTTCCCTACCGGAGCTGCCTTTCACCCGGCAGACACGGCAAGCCTCTGGAGTGGGCATGGCCTCCCACAGCTCAGCCTGACCCCTGCAGCTGGCCTCTCTGACTCCTGGCACTATGGTCTTAGCCCTCAGGGTGGTGCTAGTTACCCCTCACACATGCACGATCTGTACAGCCATCATGTGCACCCACGTCATGCCCACCCTCACAACCACAGCCACCCGCCCATACTGCCCCACGCCCACGGCCGCAGCCTGGAGCCCTGCTTCAGCCCTCTGCTCCTCCATCCCACTCGGCCATCTTGCAGCCCTGTCTCACATGCTGATGTGGTCAAGACAGACCTGGAAACCGGACCCACTCAACCCTCGAGCTGGCCAACCTCCTTTCACAGCTCAGTGGATATTTTTGAAACAA CTCTAGAACAGGACAAAGTCAAAGCAGCAGTTTGGTTCTGA
- the pou1f1 gene encoding pituitary-specific positive transcription factor 1, translating to MTCQTFSAADSFTTLAGDSPALPLLMHHASTGECLPVSSHASNMVSAVSSGLSLVQSSKRSHMHLSTSALGNTSAGLHYPMPPCHYSNQQTTYGMMAAQEMLSASISQTRILQTCSMPHPNMVNGANTLPGSLAPCLYKFPEHSLGGGSCALSHSFTPLPQGLLTEEPSLGDIKQELRRKSRPPEEPPDMDSPQIRELEKFANDFKLRRIKLGYTQTNVGEALAAVHGSEFSQTTICRFENLQLSFKNACKLKSILAKWLEEAEQAGALFNEKMGMHERKRKRRTTISMGAKEALERNFVEKSKPSSQEIVRMAEGLHLEKEVVRVWFCNRRQREKRVKTNLHHSSFFSKEVPSCR from the exons ATGACATGCCAGACATTCAGTGCCGCGGACTCGTTCACCACACTTGCAGGAGACTCCCCTGCCTTGCCACTGCTAATGCACCACGCCAGCACAGGGGAATGCCTGCCCGTAAGCAGCCACGCCAGCAACATGGTGTCTGCAG TGTCCTCCGGTTTGTCTCTGGTCCAGTCGTCCAAGCGGTCTCACATGCACCTGTCCACCTCTGCCCTTGGCAACACATCAGCTGGCCTGCACTATCCCATGCCTCCTTGTCACTATAGCAACCAGCAGACGACATACGGGATGATGGCAG CACAGGAGATGCTCTCTGCTAGCATTTCACAGACTCGCATCCTACAGACTTGTAGCATGCCCCATCCCAACATGGTCAACGGAGCCAACACATTACCAG GCAGCTTGGCCCCATGCCTGTACAAGTTCCCAGAGCACAGCCTGGGAGGTGGGTCATGTGCGCTGAGCCACAGTTTCACCCCGCTGCCCCAGGGCCTTCTGACGGAGGAGCCCAGCCTGGGCGACATCAAACAGGAGCTCCGCAGGAAGAGCCGACCCCCAGAGGAACCCCCTGACATGGACTCACCCCAGATTCGGGAGCTGGAGAAGTTTGCTAATGATTTCAAACTGCGCAGGATCAAGCTGG GATACACTCAGACCAATGTGGGTGAGGCGCTAGCTGCTGTCCATGGGTCAGAGTTCAGCCAGACCACTATCTGCCGTTTTGAGAACCTTCAGCTCAGCTTCAAAAATGCTTGTAAGCTGAAATCCATCCTGGCCAAGTGGCTGGAGGAGGCCGAACAGGCTGGAG CTCTATTTAATGAGAAAATGGGCATGCACGAGAGAAAGCGGAAGCGGAGAACAACCATCAG TATGGGGGCAAAAGAGGCCCTGGAGAGAAATTTTGTGGAGAAGAGCAAGCCATCCTCGCAGGAGATAGTCCGCATGGCGGAAGGGCTGCACCTGGAGAAAGAGGTAGTGCGCGTGTGGTTCTGCAATCGCAGGCAGCGGGAGAAGCGTGTCAAAACCAACCTGCACCACAGCTCTTTCTTTTCTAAAGAGGTTCCCTCCTGTAGGTAG
- the vgll3 gene encoding transcription cofactor vestigial-like protein 3 isoform X1, whose amino-acid sequence MVFSKFTQKTTAFVLMTLMKLMLTLIVMLLCLFLCQQKKLNTYSKMQESMNIPTHCSQGRQAQKQAVQREEVPVADQTGLQGKEVQPAEAEYLSSRCVVFTYFQGNIGDVVDEHFSRALSQPSAFTGDAKPTRLSTGPLWKEGGSLSDGHSASSLPPTLWSSSYPSPPASCISTVHPDFPTGAAFHPADTASLWSGHGLPQLSLTPAAGLSDSWHYGLSPQGGASYPSHMHDLYSHHVHPRHAHPHNHSHPPILPHAHGRSLEPCFSPLLLHPTRPSCSPVSHADVVKTDLETGPTQPSSWPTSFHSSVDIFETTLEQDKVKAAVWF is encoded by the exons ATGGTATTCAGTAAATTTACACAAAAAACGACTGCATTTGTTCTGATGACTTTGATGAAGTTAATGCTTACTCTAATTGTAATgcttctctgtctttttctctgtcaACAGAAGAAGCTCAATACTTACAGTAAGATGCAGGAATCTATGAATATTCCCACACATTGTTCCCAAGGGAGGCAAGCACAGAAGCAGGCAGTCCAGAGGGAGGAGGTGCCAGTTGCAGACCAAACAGGGTTGCAGGGAAAAGAGGTCCAGCCTGCTGAGGCTGAGTACCTTAGCTCCAGGTGTGTGGTCTTCACCTACTTCCAGGGAAATATCGGGGATGTGGTGGATGAACACTTCTCCCGTGCTCTGAGTCAGCCTAGCGCATTCACCGGAGATGCAAAACCTACAAGGCTTTCAACAGGACCATTATGGAAAG AAGGAGGCTCTCTCTCAGATGGTCACAGTGCAAGCAGTTTACCTCCCACCCTGTGGAGCAGTAGCTACCCCTCTCCACCGGCATCCTGCATCTCCACAGTACACCCGGACTTCCCTACCGGAGCTGCCTTTCACCCGGCAGACACGGCAAGCCTCTGGAGTGGGCATGGCCTCCCACAGCTCAGCCTGACCCCTGCAGCTGGCCTCTCTGACTCCTGGCACTATGGTCTTAGCCCTCAGGGTGGTGCTAGTTACCCCTCACACATGCACGATCTGTACAGCCATCATGTGCACCCACGTCATGCCCACCCTCACAACCACAGCCACCCGCCCATACTGCCCCACGCCCACGGCCGCAGCCTGGAGCCCTGCTTCAGCCCTCTGCTCCTCCATCCCACTCGGCCATCTTGCAGCCCTGTCTCACATGCTGATGTGGTCAAGACAGACCTGGAAACCGGACCCACTCAACCCTCGAGCTGGCCAACCTCCTTTCACAGCTCAGTGGATATTTTTGAAACAA CTCTAGAACAGGACAAAGTCAAAGCAGCAGTTTGGTTCTGA
- the chmp2ba gene encoding charged multivesicular body protein 2Ba, translating into MASLFKKKTVDDIIKEQGKELRGTQRQITRDRAALEKQEKQMEMEIKKMAKTGNREACKILAKQLVQLRKQKNRTYAVSSKVTSMSTQTKVMNSQMKMAGAMSTSAKTMQTVNKKMDPQNTLKTMLDFQKENLKMGMTEDMINNTLDEIFEESGDEEESQDIVTQVLDEIGIEISGKMSRVPAVGKSPLHSSKTKTSTTISDDEIERQLKALGMD; encoded by the exons ATGGCTTCATTATTTAAGAAGAAAACAGTTGATG ATATCATTAAGGAACAAGGCAAAGAGCTGAGAGGTACCCAGAGACAAATCACTCGAGACCGAGCAGCTTTGGAGAAGCAGGAGAAGCAAATG GAAATGGAAATAAAAAAGATGGCCAAGACAGGTAACAGGGAAGCTTGCAAGATCCTTGCTAAGCAGTTGGTCCAGCTGAGGAAGCAGAAGAACCGCACGTATGCTGTAAGCTCCAAGGTTACCTCTATGTCCACCCAAACCAAAGTGATGAACTCTCAGATGAAGATGGCAGGAGCCATGTCCACCTCAGCAAAA ACCATGCAGACAGTAAATAAGAAGATGGACCCACAAAATACATTAAAGACTATGCTGGACTTCCAGAAGGAGAACTTGAAAATGGGAATGACAGAGGACATGA TTAACAACACATTGGATGAGATATTTGAGGAATCAGGAGATGAAGAAGAATCGCAAGATATTGTGACGCAAGTTCTGGATGAGATTGGAATTGAGATCTCAGGAAAA ATGTCAAGAGTTCCAGCAGTAGGCAAGTCCCCCCTTCATTCATCCAAGACAAAAACTAGCACCACCATTTCAGATGATGAGATTGAGAGGCAGCTCAAAGCCCTCGGGATGGACTGA
- the vgll3 gene encoding transcription cofactor vestigial-like protein 3 isoform X2, with product MSCLDVMYHQSYGAHHYLPATAAAAAYRAAYQQQQQKKLNTYSKMQESMNIPTHCSQGRQAQKQAVQREEVPVADQTGLQGKEVQPAEAEYLSSRCVVFTYFQGNIGDVVDEHFSRALSQPSAFTGDAKPTRLSTGPLWKEGGSLSDGHSASSLPPTLWSSSYPSPPASCISTVHPDFPTGAAFHPADTASLWSGHGLPQLSLTPAAGLSDSWHYGLSPQGGASYPSHMHDLYSHHVHPRHAHPHNHSHPPILPHAHGRSLEPCFSPLLLHPTRPSCSPVSHADVVKTDLETGPTQPSSWPTSFHSSVDIFETTLEQDKVKAAVWF from the exons ATGAGTTGTCTGGATGTTATGTATCACCAGAGTTATGGAGCTCATCATTACTTGCCAGCGACAGCGGCAGCGGCAGCCTACAGGGCGGCGtaccagcaacagcaacag AAGAAGCTCAATACTTACAGTAAGATGCAGGAATCTATGAATATTCCCACACATTGTTCCCAAGGGAGGCAAGCACAGAAGCAGGCAGTCCAGAGGGAGGAGGTGCCAGTTGCAGACCAAACAGGGTTGCAGGGAAAAGAGGTCCAGCCTGCTGAGGCTGAGTACCTTAGCTCCAGGTGTGTGGTCTTCACCTACTTCCAGGGAAATATCGGGGATGTGGTGGATGAACACTTCTCCCGTGCTCTGAGTCAGCCTAGCGCATTCACCGGAGATGCAAAACCTACAAGGCTTTCAACAGGACCATTATGGAAAG AAGGAGGCTCTCTCTCAGATGGTCACAGTGCAAGCAGTTTACCTCCCACCCTGTGGAGCAGTAGCTACCCCTCTCCACCGGCATCCTGCATCTCCACAGTACACCCGGACTTCCCTACCGGAGCTGCCTTTCACCCGGCAGACACGGCAAGCCTCTGGAGTGGGCATGGCCTCCCACAGCTCAGCCTGACCCCTGCAGCTGGCCTCTCTGACTCCTGGCACTATGGTCTTAGCCCTCAGGGTGGTGCTAGTTACCCCTCACACATGCACGATCTGTACAGCCATCATGTGCACCCACGTCATGCCCACCCTCACAACCACAGCCACCCGCCCATACTGCCCCACGCCCACGGCCGCAGCCTGGAGCCCTGCTTCAGCCCTCTGCTCCTCCATCCCACTCGGCCATCTTGCAGCCCTGTCTCACATGCTGATGTGGTCAAGACAGACCTGGAAACCGGACCCACTCAACCCTCGAGCTGGCCAACCTCCTTTCACAGCTCAGTGGATATTTTTGAAACAA CTCTAGAACAGGACAAAGTCAAAGCAGCAGTTTGGTTCTGA